Proteins from a genomic interval of Stigmatella erecta:
- a CDS encoding tyrosine-protein phosphatase: MSGWVDLHCHLLPGVDDGAKTLEASLEMARALVDLGFSTVAPSPHARPEYAPRDVVETRLAEVGAALEREGIALTLGRNAENVLDDAFLKGLGTPEARMLGAGPYVLVELPYTAPVPALLDILFRIRLKGVRPVIAHPERCQEFARKGRAAEAVRAGALLQMDVGALMGRYGGPAKKQARAFLDEGLYTLAATDLHAPTGARDWVGRAMAELRGQVGERAFVQLFREHPRRLLLGEPLESMEE; encoded by the coding sequence GTGAGCGGGTGGGTCGACCTGCACTGCCACCTGTTGCCGGGGGTGGATGACGGCGCGAAGACGCTGGAGGCCAGCCTGGAGATGGCGCGGGCGCTGGTGGACCTGGGGTTCTCCACCGTGGCGCCCAGCCCGCACGCCCGGCCCGAGTACGCTCCCCGGGATGTCGTCGAGACGCGCCTGGCGGAAGTGGGCGCGGCGCTGGAGCGCGAGGGCATCGCGCTAACGCTGGGCCGCAACGCGGAGAACGTGCTCGATGACGCCTTCCTGAAGGGGCTGGGGACGCCCGAGGCCCGGATGCTGGGGGCGGGCCCCTACGTGCTGGTGGAGCTGCCCTACACGGCGCCGGTCCCGGCCCTGCTGGACATCCTGTTCCGCATCCGCCTCAAGGGGGTGCGGCCCGTCATCGCCCACCCCGAGCGGTGCCAGGAGTTCGCGCGAAAGGGCCGCGCGGCCGAGGCCGTCCGGGCCGGGGCCCTGCTTCAGATGGATGTGGGGGCGCTCATGGGCCGCTACGGGGGGCCGGCGAAGAAGCAGGCCCGGGCCTTCCTGGACGAGGGGCTGTACACGCTCGCCGCGACAGACCTACATGCCCCCACGGGGGCGCGGGACTGGGTGGGGCGGGCGATGGCGGAGCTCCGGGGGCAGGTAGGAGAGCGGGCTTTCGTCCAGCTGTTCCGGGAGCATCCCCGGCGGCTGC
- a CDS encoding DNA gyrase inhibitor YacG, whose product MSRPACPICQKPSAPRAENPSYPFCSRRCRAVDLGRWLGEEYRVPDRQVDEQEDELPPGYPERGGDA is encoded by the coding sequence ATGTCGCGTCCTGCCTGCCCCATCTGCCAGAAGCCCTCCGCCCCCCGGGCGGAAAATCCCTCCTATCCGTTCTGCTCCCGACGGTGCCGGGCCGTGGACCTGGGCCGCTGGCTGGGCGAGGAATACCGGGTGCCGGATCGCCAGGTGGACGAGCAGGAGGACGAGCTGCCGCCGGGCTATCCCGAGCGGGGCGGCGACGCGTGA
- a CDS encoding NAD(P)H-quinone oxidoreductase, which translates to MHVFRTTGAGGPEVLSFEERPDLTPGPSELLIRVRATALNRADLLQLKGHYPPPPGAPPDIPGLEYAGEVVAVGSRVRRFQPGARVMGLVAGGAWAEQLTVHEREAIPLPEGLDFTDAAALPEVYLTAFDALVLQGGLRPGETVLVHAVASGVGSAAALLCRAMGARVVGTGRNASKLERAREWGVERTVHVPGSPPRFAQAVREATGGAGADLALDLVGGDYVPETLEALAYQGRAMLVGLVAGNQAQVNLGLLLSKRLRMTGTTLRSRPLEEKIAVAQAAERHLLPLFRSGALKPVIDAVVPIQDIRQALQRLAGNETVGKVVLRWG; encoded by the coding sequence ATGCACGTGTTCCGAACCACCGGCGCAGGCGGTCCCGAGGTCCTCTCCTTCGAGGAACGGCCGGACCTCACCCCCGGCCCCTCCGAGCTGCTCATCCGGGTGCGCGCCACCGCGCTCAACCGGGCCGATCTGCTCCAGCTCAAGGGCCACTATCCGCCCCCCCCGGGCGCCCCCCCGGACATCCCCGGCCTGGAGTACGCCGGCGAGGTGGTGGCCGTGGGCTCCCGGGTGCGCCGCTTCCAGCCAGGCGCCCGCGTCATGGGGCTGGTGGCGGGCGGGGCCTGGGCCGAGCAGCTCACCGTCCATGAGCGCGAGGCCATTCCCCTGCCCGAGGGCCTGGACTTCACGGACGCGGCGGCCCTCCCCGAGGTCTACCTCACGGCATTCGATGCCCTGGTGCTCCAGGGCGGCCTGCGCCCCGGGGAGACGGTGCTCGTCCACGCCGTGGCCAGCGGCGTGGGGTCCGCGGCCGCCCTTCTGTGCCGGGCCATGGGGGCCCGCGTGGTGGGCACGGGGCGCAACGCCTCGAAGCTGGAGCGTGCCCGGGAGTGGGGCGTGGAGCGCACCGTCCACGTCCCGGGCTCCCCGCCCCGCTTCGCCCAGGCCGTCCGGGAGGCCACCGGTGGTGCCGGGGCCGACCTGGCGCTGGATCTCGTCGGGGGCGACTACGTCCCGGAGACCCTGGAGGCGCTGGCCTACCAGGGCCGGGCCATGCTCGTGGGGCTCGTGGCGGGCAACCAGGCACAGGTGAACCTCGGGCTCCTCCTCTCCAAGCGCCTGCGGATGACTGGCACCACGCTGCGCAGCCGCCCCCTGGAGGAGAAGATCGCCGTGGCCCAGGCCGCCGAGCGGCACCTGCTCCCGCTGTTCCGCTCCGGGGCGCTCAAGCCCGTCATCGACGCCGTGGTGCCCATCCAGGACATCCGGCAGGCGCTCCAGCGGCTGGCGGGCAATGAAACCGTCGGAAAGGTCGTCCTTCGCTGGGGGTGA
- a CDS encoding agmatinase family protein, whose amino-acid sequence MATHFDPGAAAGADSGIFGLPHAPEEAHVVLVPVPFEATTSYGGGTSEGPAAVLQASRQVDLFDVETGRPYERGIALLPESEELRAWNTRAKERAQVVIEAGGVNPSQPELQAAADEVNQLCEKMNDTVYRATKHWLGQGKRVGAVGGDHSISYGIIQAHAEKYPGMGVLHLDAHADLRNAYEGFTWSHASIMYNVVKRIPGVKSLVQVSVRDMSEEENQVIQDSQGRIRSYFDATLQQRRFDGVPWNRQVDEIISHLPEHVYLSFDIDGLDPVLCPHTGTPVPGGLSFPEAIALLSGVVRSGRTIVGFDLTEVAPDPEGGEWDGNVGARLLYKMIGWMLKSQRA is encoded by the coding sequence ATGGCTACCCACTTCGATCCCGGCGCCGCCGCCGGCGCTGACTCCGGCATCTTCGGCCTTCCCCACGCTCCCGAGGAGGCCCACGTCGTCCTCGTCCCCGTCCCCTTCGAGGCCACCACCAGCTACGGCGGTGGCACCTCGGAAGGGCCCGCCGCCGTGCTCCAGGCCAGCCGCCAGGTGGACCTCTTCGATGTGGAGACCGGCCGCCCCTATGAGCGCGGCATCGCCCTGCTCCCCGAGTCCGAGGAGCTGCGCGCCTGGAACACCCGCGCCAAGGAGCGCGCCCAGGTGGTCATCGAGGCCGGGGGCGTGAACCCCTCCCAGCCGGAGCTCCAGGCCGCCGCCGATGAAGTCAACCAGCTCTGCGAGAAGATGAACGACACCGTCTATCGCGCCACGAAGCACTGGCTCGGCCAGGGCAAGCGCGTGGGGGCCGTCGGCGGGGACCACTCCATCTCCTACGGCATCATCCAGGCCCACGCCGAGAAGTACCCGGGCATGGGCGTGCTCCACCTCGACGCGCACGCGGACCTGCGCAACGCCTACGAGGGCTTCACCTGGTCCCACGCCTCCATCATGTACAACGTGGTGAAGCGCATCCCGGGCGTGAAGTCGCTCGTCCAGGTCTCCGTCCGCGACATGAGCGAGGAGGAGAACCAGGTCATCCAGGACTCCCAGGGCCGCATCCGCTCCTACTTCGATGCCACGCTCCAGCAGCGGCGCTTCGATGGCGTGCCCTGGAACCGGCAGGTGGACGAGATCATCTCCCACCTGCCCGAGCACGTGTACCTCTCCTTCGACATCGACGGCCTGGATCCGGTGCTCTGCCCTCACACGGGCACGCCGGTGCCCGGCGGCCTGTCCTTCCCGGAGGCCATCGCCCTGCTCTCCGGCGTGGTCCGCTCGGGGCGCACCATCGTCGGGTTCGATCTCACCGAGGTGGCCCCGGATCCCGAGGGCGGCGAGTGGGACGGCAACGTGGGCGCGCGGCTGCTCTACAAGATGATCGGCTGGATGCTGAAGTCCCAGCGCGCCTGA
- a CDS encoding ATP-binding response regulator: protein MSLVLVADDEPAVLEVLSHVVEDLGHDVLCARDGEEAFGLARIRRPHLVVTDHVMPRLSGLELCRRLRGDDVLKSVPVILLSGVLPQGAPEASAFLHKPFEINDFEALIRRSLAQVPPPPAGAEALPVEQLSHWVSQTLQGPLAVAREQLQRLNGAPQVDRQALDTLGAQLRTLEFAGRNFQDAARLASGHIMLQRVPVDLTPCLRLAVEACQAERPDLPMRLTVPGEPVVVRYDPERIHQVFDALLANALQRRAGQGEVRVELSVSNTVASVRVRDEGPARQEGEGLGLYIASELARLHGGALSVESHPGQGVTFSLLLPRD, encoded by the coding sequence ATGAGTCTCGTCCTGGTTGCGGACGATGAGCCGGCGGTGTTGGAAGTCCTCAGTCACGTGGTGGAGGACCTGGGCCATGACGTGTTGTGCGCCCGGGACGGGGAGGAAGCCTTCGGGCTGGCGAGGATCCGCAGACCCCATCTGGTGGTGACGGACCATGTCATGCCGCGGCTGAGCGGGCTGGAGCTGTGCCGGCGGCTGCGCGGGGATGACGTCCTCAAGAGCGTGCCGGTCATCCTGCTGAGCGGGGTGCTCCCGCAAGGAGCGCCCGAAGCCTCCGCGTTTCTCCACAAGCCCTTCGAGATCAACGACTTCGAGGCGCTCATCCGCCGGTCCCTGGCCCAGGTGCCGCCGCCCCCGGCGGGGGCGGAAGCCCTGCCCGTGGAACAGCTGAGCCACTGGGTGTCGCAGACGCTCCAGGGCCCGCTGGCGGTGGCGCGCGAGCAGCTGCAGCGGCTGAACGGGGCGCCCCAGGTGGACCGGCAGGCGCTGGACACGCTGGGCGCGCAGCTGCGCACGCTGGAGTTCGCCGGCCGGAACTTCCAGGACGCGGCGCGCCTGGCCTCGGGCCACATCATGTTGCAGCGGGTGCCGGTGGACCTGACGCCGTGCCTGCGGCTCGCGGTGGAGGCCTGCCAGGCGGAGCGGCCGGACCTGCCCATGCGCCTCACCGTGCCCGGGGAGCCCGTGGTGGTGCGCTATGATCCCGAGCGCATCCACCAGGTGTTCGACGCGCTGCTGGCCAACGCCCTCCAGCGGAGGGCGGGGCAGGGCGAGGTCCGCGTGGAGCTGAGCGTGTCCAACACCGTGGCGTCCGTGCGGGTGCGGGACGAGGGCCCGGCGCGCCAGGAGGGCGAGGGGCTGGGGCTGTACATCGCCTCGGAGCTGGCGCGCCTGCATGGCGGCGCGCTGTCCGTCGAGTCCCATCCCGGCCAGGGGGTCACCTTCAGCCTGCTCTTGCCGAGGGACTGA
- a CDS encoding trypsin-like peptidase domain-containing protein, with the protein MRVVGKGWWLMAAVLVASGAQADMGRRRDAIVEVVQKASPAVVYIGTEQEVESRFRGGQRSALEDFFSGREERRRIQGLGTGVIVDAAGIIITNEHVIRGASAIHVVLEDGRTLDAEVLGSDAGNDLAVLKVTAREPLPTAKLGTSSDLMIGETVIAIGSPFGLSKTVTAGVVSATGRTFRAEDGRVYNDFVQTDAAINPGNSGGPLLNVDAEIIGINTAIFASAQGIGFAIPADKVRRIVEELTRFGKVRPAWVGIETVDLPPQLAAQLGWDRTYGALVASVEPGSPAEQAGVKRGDVVAEMGGSRIADAEDFDTRVRGYPARSSFGLTLFRERGTRSVQVTPVEFPSRLVETLAWERLGLRMKEVRGVLAIAALRPGSTAQEIGLEPGDVILRVNNQPVVSLDAFREALLNARRGRSVLLLVRRGRYGYHVTLPFQGQRL; encoded by the coding sequence ATGAGAGTCGTGGGTAAGGGGTGGTGGTTGATGGCCGCGGTGCTGGTGGCCTCGGGCGCCCAGGCCGACATGGGCCGCCGCCGGGATGCCATCGTCGAAGTGGTGCAGAAGGCCTCCCCGGCGGTCGTCTACATCGGCACCGAACAGGAGGTGGAGTCGCGCTTCCGCGGGGGCCAGCGCTCCGCGCTGGAGGACTTCTTCAGCGGACGTGAGGAGCGGCGGCGCATCCAGGGCCTGGGCACCGGCGTCATCGTCGATGCGGCGGGCATCATCATCACCAACGAGCACGTCATCCGCGGGGCCTCCGCCATCCACGTCGTCCTGGAGGATGGGCGGACGCTGGATGCCGAGGTGCTCGGCAGCGACGCGGGCAATGATCTCGCGGTGCTCAAGGTGACGGCGCGCGAGCCGCTGCCCACCGCGAAGCTGGGCACGAGCTCGGACCTGATGATCGGCGAGACGGTCATCGCCATCGGCAGCCCCTTCGGCCTGTCCAAGACGGTGACCGCCGGCGTGGTGTCCGCCACCGGCCGCACCTTCCGCGCCGAGGATGGGCGCGTCTACAACGACTTCGTCCAGACGGATGCAGCCATCAACCCGGGCAACTCCGGCGGGCCGCTGCTCAACGTGGACGCGGAGATCATCGGCATCAACACCGCCATCTTCGCCAGCGCCCAGGGCATCGGCTTCGCCATCCCCGCGGACAAGGTGCGGCGCATCGTCGAGGAGCTCACCCGCTTCGGAAAGGTGCGCCCCGCGTGGGTGGGAATCGAGACCGTGGACTTGCCCCCCCAGCTGGCGGCCCAGCTCGGATGGGACCGGACCTATGGCGCGCTGGTGGCCTCCGTCGAGCCTGGCAGCCCAGCGGAGCAGGCAGGCGTGAAGCGGGGGGACGTGGTGGCCGAGATGGGCGGCTCGCGCATCGCGGACGCGGAGGATTTCGACACCCGCGTGCGGGGGTATCCGGCGCGCTCCAGCTTTGGGCTGACACTGTTCCGCGAACGCGGCACGCGCAGCGTTCAAGTCACCCCCGTGGAGTTCCCCTCCCGCCTCGTGGAAACGCTCGCTTGGGAGCGCTTGGGACTGCGCATGAAAGAGGTGCGCGGCGTGCTCGCGATCGCGGCCTTGCGGCCGGGCTCCACGGCCCAAGAAATCGGCCTGGAACCGGGCGATGTCATCCTGCGAGTGAATAATCAGCCGGTCGTCAGCTTGGATGCTTTCAGGGAAGCACTGCTCAACGCGCGACGGGGCCGTAGCGTGTTGTTGCTCGTGCGCCGGGGAAGGTATGGCTACCACGTCACCCTCCCTTTCCAGGGCCAACGCCTTTAG